Proteins co-encoded in one Balearica regulorum gibbericeps isolate bBalReg1 chromosome 16, bBalReg1.pri, whole genome shotgun sequence genomic window:
- the SRC gene encoding proto-oncogene tyrosine-protein kinase Src: MGSSKSKPKDPSQRRRSLEPTDNAHHGGYPASQTPSKAAAPDTHRTPSRSFGTMAAESKLFGGFNTSDTVTSPQRAGALAGGVTTFVALYDYESRTETDLSFKKGERLQIVNNTEGDWWLAHSLTTGQTGYIPSNYVAPSDSIQAEEWYFGKITRRESERLLLNPENPRGTFLVRESETTKGAYCLSVSDFDNAKGLNVKHYKIRKLDSGGFYITSRTQFNSLQQLVAYYSKHADGLCHRLTNVCPTSKPQTQGLAKDAWEIPRESLRLEVKLGQGCFGEVWMGTWNGTTRVAIKTLKPGTMSPEAFLQEAQVMKKLRHEKLVQLYAVVSEEPIYIVTEYMSKGSLLDFLKGEMGKYLRLPQLVDMAAQIASGMAYVERMNYVHRDLRAANILVGENLVCKVADFGLARLIEDNEYTARQGAKFPIKWTAPEAALYGRFTIKSDVWSFGILLTELTTKGRVPYPGMVNREVLDQVERGYRMPCPPECPESLHDLMCQCWRKDPEERPTFEYLQAFLEDYFTSTEPQYQPGENL; this comes from the exons ACCCAGCAAGGCGGCCGCTCCCGACACCCATCGCACCCCCAGCCGCTCCTTCGGGACCATGGCTGCTGAGTCCAAGCTCTTTGGAGGCTTCAACACCTCCGACACGGTCACCTCGCCGCAGCGTGCTGGGGCACTGGCTG GTGGAGTCACCACCTTCGTGGCCCTCTACGACTACGAGTCCCGGACGGAAACGGACTTGTCCTTCAAGAAAGGAGAGCGCCTGCAAATTGTCAACAACAC GGAAGGTGACTGGTGGCTGGCTCATTCCCTCACTACAGGACAGACGGGCTACATCCCCAGTAACTATGTCGCGCCCTCAGACTCCATCCAGGCTGAAGA GTGGTATTTTGGGAAGATCACTCGCCGGGAGTCCGAGCGGCTGCTGCTCAACCCTGAAAACCCCCGAGGGACCTTCCTGGTCCGGGAGAGCGAGACCACAAAAg GTGCCTACTGCCTCTCCGTCTCCGACTTCGACAACGCCAAGGGACTCAACGTGAAGCACTACAAGATCCGCAAGCTGGACAGTGGTGGCTTCTACATCACCTCCCGCACCCAGTTCaacagcctgcagcagctggtggcCTATTACTCCA AACACGCCGACGGCTTGTGCCACCGCCTCACCAACGTCTGCCCCACGTCCAAGCCCCAGACCCAAGGCCTTGCCAAGGATGCCTGGGAAATCCCCCGGGAATCGCTGCGGCTGGAGGTCAAGCTGGGACAGGGCTGCTTTGGAGAGGTGTGGATGG GGACCTGGAACGGCACCACCCGGGTGGCCATCAAGACGCTGAAGCCCGGCACCATGTCCCCGGAGGCTTTCCTGCAGGAAGCCCAGGTCATGAAGAAGCTCCGACACGAGAAGCTGGTTCAGCTCTACGCCGTGGTTTCAGAGGAGCCGATTTATATCGTCACCGAGTACATGAGCAAGG GGAGCCTGCTGGACTTCCTGAAGGGCGAGATGGGCAAGTACCTGCGGCTGCCCCAGCTCGTGGACATGGCGGCTCAG ATTGCGTCTGGCATGGCCTATGTGGAGAGGATGAACTACGTCCACCGGGACCTCCGGGCAGCCAACATCCTCGTGGGGGAGAACCTGGTGTGCAAAGTGGCTGACTTTGGCTTGGCACGCCTCATCGAGGACAACGAGTACACCGCTCGGCAAG GCGCGAAGTTCCCCATCAAGTGGACGGCCCCCGAAGCTGCTCTATACGGCAGGTTTACCATCAAGTCGGACGTCTGGTCCTTCGGCATCCTCTTGACCGAGCTGACCACCAAAGGCAGAGTGCCGTACCCAG GGATGGTGAACCGGGAGGTGCTGGACCAGGTGGAGCGGGGATACCGCATGCCCTGCCCGCCCGAGTGCCCCGAGTCCCTGCACGACCTCATGTGCCAGTGCTGGCGGAAGGACCCGGAGGAGCGACCCACCTTCGAGTACCTGCAGGCTTTCCTGGAGGACTACTTCACCTCGACAGAGCCCCAGTACCAGCCTGGCGAGAACCTATAG
- the BLCAP gene encoding apoptosis inducing factor BLCAP produces the protein MYCLQWLLPVLLIPKPLNPALWFSHSMFMGFYLLSFLLERKPCTICALVFLAALFLICYSCWGNCFLYHCTGSQLPESAHDPSIVGT, from the coding sequence aTGTACTGCCTGCAGTGGTTGCTACCTGTCCTGCTCATACCCAAGCCCCTCAACCCAGCATTGTGGTTCAGTCACTCAATGTTCATGGGCTTCTACCTGCTCAGTTTCCTCCTGGAACGGAAACCTTGCACGATTTGTGCCTTGGTCTTCCTGGCAGCTCTGTTCCTCATCTGCTACAGCTGCTGGGGGAACTGCTTCTTGTATCACTGCACAGGATCCCAGTTGCCGGAATCAGCTCACGATCCCAGCATAGTGGGCACCTAG
- the PIGT gene encoding GPI-anchor transamidase component PIGT, producing the protein MLAVLLPLLLLAAGPGRAGAGRERRDALREELLLSPLPAGDVAATFQFRTRWDADLQRGAVSHYRLFPKALGRLVAALGVRELHLALTQGFWRTRAWGQPPLQAPAGAELWVWFQPTVTDVDKAWKELSNILSGIFCASLNFIDSTNTVTPTASFKPLGLANGTDHHLLRYAVLPREVVCTENLTPWKKLLPCGSKAGLAVLLKAERLFHSSYHSQAVHIRPVCRDASCLAVSWELRQTLTVVFDTFSSGQGKKDWSLFKMFSRTLTDACPLASQSKVYVDISPKNKEKELLEVTPPPVSVHEAIVQGDKRTYAVYDLLSPSLFNTSRSLNVQLKWKRPQDSSELPTPVLHAQRYVSGYGLQTGEISTLIYNTHPYRAFPVILLETVPWYLRLYVHTLTIITKGKENKPSYIHYQPAQDRRRPHLLEMLIQLPANSVTKITIQFERALLKWTEYTPDPNHGFYVSSSVLSALVPSVIAMKDTDVEQSPLFTSLFPSSDGSSYFVRLYTEPLLVNLPTPDFSMPYNVICLTCTVVAVCYGSFYNLLTRTFHVEEPSRGGLAKRLANIIRKFRGVPPL; encoded by the exons atGCTGGCggtgctgctgccgctgctgctgctggcggcggggcccggccgggcgggcgcggggcgggagcggcgggACGCGCTGcgggaggagctgctgctgagcccgCTGCCCGCCGGGGACGTGGCCGCCACCTTCCAGTTCCGGACGCGATGGGACGCCGACCTGCAGCGGGGCGCAG TCTCTCACTACAGGCTCTTCCCGAAGGCGCTGGGGCGGCTGGTGGCGGCGCTGGGCGTGCGGGAGCTCCACCTCGCCCTCACCCAGGGCTTCTGGCGCACCCGGGCCTGGGGGCAGCCGCCCCTGCAGGCACCCGCCGGCGCCGAGCTCTGGGTCTGGTTCCAGCCCACCGTCACCGA TGTTGACAAAGCCTGGAAAGAACTGAGTAACATCCTCTCGGGAATATTCTGTGCTTCTCTCAACTTCATTGACTCGACCAATACAGTCACTCCAACAGCGTCCTTCAAACCCCTGGGCTTAGCCAACG GGACAGATCACCATCTCCTGCGATATGCCgtcctgcccagggaggtggtcTGCACAGAGAACCTCACGCCTTGGAAGAAGCTGCTCCCATGTGGCTCAAAG gctggacttgctgtgctgctgaaggcCGAGCGCTTGTTCCACAGCAGCTACCACTCGCAGGCAGTGCACATCCGCCCTGTCTGCAGG gatgcctcctgcctggctgtgtCCTGGGAGCTCAGACAGACCCTCACTGTGGTCTTTGACACCTTTTCCAGCGGCCAAGGAAAGAAAG ACTGGTCCCTCTTTAAGATGTTCTCTCGCACACTTACTGACGCGTGTCCTCTGGCATCGCAGAGCAAAGTCTACGTCGACATCTCCCCTAAGAACAAG GAAAAGGAATTACTGGAAGTGACCCCCCCTCCAGTATCTGTACACGAAGCTATTGTCCAGGGAGACAAGAGAACCTATGCCGTCTATGACCTGCTGAGCCCCTCGCTCTTCAATACATCTCGCAGCCTCAACGTGCAGCTGAAGTGGAAGCGGCCCCAAGACAGCT cgGAACTGCCAACCCCCGTTCTCCATGCTCAGCGCTACGTGAGTGGATACGGGCTGCAGACCGGAGAGATCAGCACTCTCATCTACAATACTCACCCGTACCGGGCCTTCCCCGTGATCCTGCTGGAGACCGTGCCGTGGTATCTGCGGCTCTACGTGCACACTCTGACTATCATCAcgaaggggaaggaaaacaagccaA GTTATATCCACTACCAGCCAGCCCAGGACCGGAGACGGCCTCACCTCTTGGAGATGCTGATCCAGCTGCCAGCCAACTCTGTCACCAAGATCACAATCCAGTTTGAGAGGGCCTTATTAAAGTGGACAGAGTACACGCCTGACCCCAATCACGGCTTTTACGTCAG TTCATCTGTGCTTAGTGCCCTGGTGCCCAGCGTCATTGCAATGAAGGACACGGATGTGGAGCAGAGCCCTCTCTTCACCTCGCT GTTTCCTTCCTCTGATGGCTCCAGCTATTTTGTGCGCCTGTACACGGAGCCGCTGCTGGTGAACTTGCCGACGCCAGACTTCAGCATGCCCTATAACGTCATCTGCCTGACCTGCACCGTGGTGGCAGTGTGCTACGGCTCCTTTTACAACCTGCTGACCAGAACGTTTCACGTGGAAGAGCCGAGCCGGGGTGGGCTGGCCAAGAGGCTGGCCAACATCATTCGCAAATTCAGGGGGGTGCCCCCCCTCTGA
- the DBNDD2 gene encoding dysbindin domain-containing protein 2, whose protein sequence is MSGPGAQSRGRRLPADMEQAQRSLDAEQMQQQQLKLRDRQKFFEEVFQHDVDFFFPMSHLQIEHQRPPLGSISSMEVNVDMLEQMDMMDLSDQDTVDVFLGCGTEESSVAGPLPGSDANQCPEEITLQVPNAAESKSRISSTSSVSTDLNSLDTSEEGAETPVVQSDEEDLQEDSPKEQEAKS, encoded by the exons ATGTCGGGGCCCGGGGCGCAGAGCCGCGGCCGGCGGCTGCCCG CTGACATGGAGCAGGCACAGCGGAGCCTGGATGCAGagcagatgcagcagcagcagctgaaactACGGGACCGGCAGAAGTTCTTTGAGGAGGTTTTCCAGCATGACGTGGATTTCTTCTTCCCTATGTCTCACCTGCAGATAGAGCATCAGAGAC CCCCCTTAGGCAGCATTTCCTCCATGGAGGTCAACGTggacatgctggagcagatggacATGATGGACCTGTCAGACCAGGACACCGTGGACGTGTTTCTGGGCTGCGGGACAGAGGAGAGCAGCGTTGCTGGGCCCCTGCCAG GGTCAGATGCTAACCAGTGCCCAGAGGAAATCACTCTGCAAGTGCCCAACGCAGCTGAGAGCAAGTCACGCATTTCCTCCACGTCCTCTGTCTCCACGGATCTGAACAGCCTGGACACCAGCGAGGAGGGCGCTGAGACTCCCGTGGTGCAGTCGGATGAGGAGGACCTGCAGGAGGACAGTCCCAAAGAGCAGGAGGCAAAAAGCTAG